A single genomic interval of Stieleria maiorica harbors:
- a CDS encoding NAD(P)/FAD-dependent oxidoreductase, with protein sequence MDGRFDVAIIGSGFSGSILARILASRGRRVALLDAATHPRFAIGESSTPIADLLLRRLGRQYGFPDLEALSAYGNWQQSLPELACGMKRGFSYFDHRTGIVESRLGERSMIVAASPSDWKSDTHWYRSDVDAFLFAKAVEAGAVAQEGVAVTSLELSTAGDARIGFASGDQVAAAMVVDASGPAAVSARLLGVAPLTDRLQTKTCAAFAHFRGVDSYSSVFNSIHGDGRGCDPFDADAAAQHHLIDQGWAWMLRLDNGITSVGITSPLPADAATRHDTVDRAVQILADRFSAYPTLHQIMRNCEIVAPHSTIHTIGRLQRLYDPVVAENCVMMPTTAVAIDPLHSTGIAHALAGVERLAGLILTPDRGDGVQRYREVILGEAFHLDQIVALGYRAMPSFRRFAASCMVYFAAAIACEERIGRGDVPTKLWQADQERFVAAVGRCAEWVDSDADDNEVVRRMRELIEPWNTAGLFDSVGNRYAYTATK encoded by the coding sequence TGCTGGATGCCGCGACGCATCCGCGATTCGCGATCGGAGAATCATCGACGCCGATTGCGGACTTGTTGCTTCGGCGTCTGGGCCGGCAATACGGTTTTCCGGATTTGGAAGCTCTTTCTGCCTATGGAAACTGGCAGCAATCGTTGCCCGAGTTGGCATGTGGGATGAAGCGTGGATTCAGCTACTTCGATCACCGAACGGGGATCGTTGAATCTCGCTTGGGCGAGCGTTCGATGATCGTTGCGGCCAGCCCCAGCGATTGGAAAAGCGATACGCATTGGTACCGCAGCGACGTCGATGCCTTCCTGTTTGCCAAGGCGGTCGAAGCCGGAGCGGTCGCTCAGGAGGGCGTCGCCGTGACGTCGCTGGAGTTGTCCACCGCGGGGGACGCACGCATCGGATTTGCGTCCGGCGATCAGGTTGCCGCTGCGATGGTCGTCGACGCCTCCGGTCCGGCCGCGGTGTCGGCGCGATTGCTGGGCGTCGCTCCGTTGACCGATCGGCTGCAGACCAAGACCTGTGCGGCATTCGCTCATTTTCGCGGCGTCGATTCCTACTCCAGTGTGTTCAATTCAATTCATGGCGACGGGCGCGGCTGCGATCCCTTCGATGCCGATGCCGCAGCGCAACACCATTTGATCGACCAGGGTTGGGCCTGGATGCTGCGATTGGACAACGGCATCACCAGCGTCGGGATCACGTCGCCTCTGCCCGCCGATGCCGCGACCCGTCACGACACGGTCGATCGGGCCGTCCAGATTCTGGCCGATCGTTTCAGCGCTTACCCGACGCTGCATCAGATCATGCGAAACTGCGAGATCGTGGCGCCGCATTCGACGATTCACACCATCGGCCGTTTGCAGCGTTTGTACGATCCCGTTGTCGCGGAAAACTGTGTGATGATGCCGACGACCGCCGTTGCGATTGACCCGCTTCACAGCACGGGGATCGCCCATGCACTGGCCGGCGTGGAGCGATTGGCGGGGTTGATCCTTACGCCCGATCGAGGCGATGGTGTCCAACGCTATCGCGAGGTGATTCTTGGCGAAGCATTCCATCTGGACCAAATCGTCGCGTTGGGCTACCGAGCGATGCCCTCGTTTCGGCGGTTCGCAGCTTCCTGTATGGTCTACTTCGCCGCCGCCATTGCCTGCGAAGAACGCATCGGTCGCGGTGACGTGCCAACCAAGTTGTGGCAAGCCGATCAGGAACGGTTTGTCGCGGCAGTCGGTCGCTGTGCCGAGTGGGTTGATTCTGACGCGGATGACAATGAAGTGGTGCGTCGGATGCGAGAGCTGATCGAACCCTGGAACACGGCGGGGTTGTTCGACAGCGTCGGAAATCGCTACGCCTACACCGCGACGA